The following are encoded together in the Thunnus thynnus chromosome 15, fThuThy2.1, whole genome shotgun sequence genome:
- the LOC137198280 gene encoding uncharacterized protein, with amino-acid sequence MFQFSKYPMDILEMLSGHQAHQFKGLGLERQLSHQQQVQLQHQQQLQQQHQPSADSSGSLLSGLGLGSLQSSRSNAFADSSSLFAKMSAPPPSISHQSQSSSSSHSSRKSSKMSSSSSSGSGSSSSGYPQFLRPFHPAEAALAQEQLHSGMGRFDFGGSSSGGSAGVIGGVVTPAPPPPPLHPGLSVPQPTSGPSSSSPSPSTSTSASNNPSSSTAVPLVGQSDPRSLHQQFSCMLAANQYFLSGVPTNSSLEQFLVQQGTHNHLGLGLGQGATDSNSALAPPPALHSSHSHTTPQPQQQQQQLTPHALSHPHSHTHHPHPLHPAPQPAPLGGFDFQGIPVLSSNQIASLMQQEAGLPLPLPLHLSLAKDDAKSGDSSSTSTSSGGSRRKKAMAGYLPQRKTDTSSHSQSSHSHSSSSVSNCHNSSSSGHSQSSSSGLVGGGSGGVGISGIGSEPQHSSLLSSSSQQQQSSSTVSSSSSAPPSSNSTSVLVANGNQQLSKSQDSHSNSSSGQPEPEPLYHCGECGKTFTHLSSLRRHLRSHGLTPNSQSRKSDCNSPSPERIFCCGECGKRFKKRGHLIQHSVTHSENRPFVCNICQKSFNRRESLTRHEKIHDEKPFRCPACGRCFRESTSLLNHAASGACGKPPRSSKNRTSTGGSGSSNPSSSKMGSGGDRVGISNDGTGMANDKYATDYSRNRYQNQSSYNSGVDDYRRTQSSSLYSSEGTLASEMTSQTLRKAPLAPTLHPHPQSQQQQQQQQQQQQHHHQPQQPHLPLSSLLDDSEDEVTSSAMSAIAAAAAASCDINTENRDGERRDIIGGLLGGLGFGNMGGPSTTSSLNGSTMPLTHPSQPHTKPRRPRKPREKRDPGTIVRRRRSPALQGDGSERPYGCQICGKRFRRAETLRRHNRVHTGEKPHACDVCGKMFREPFHLTKHLTVHSGQKNYKCNLCGKMFAYAQSLVRHGKLHRKGEIDSQGRRIKGAAAAAAAAAAAISQVTNSGNSDYFSSCSQGEKSPTSGTPSQRLYTCTVCWKSFRHYFHLTAHQQTVHGGGVGLEKSFRCEVCGKAFAYSNSLVRHKLSQHGIDRNGQRVNHSQPSGYSPLFYDSPSSSNYAGSSHMQQGASGQQQQQQQQQPQQQPQQQQQQQQQQQQPPQQQQQQQQQQQQLQHPFHYRSKNFQKRHGQTRKHRKKKRRIVIHSIMRDGKLVGVPLSKDTRRKLLILRKRRGRLQAQLNKKKLLAQLRMKGGMTKVKSWYGGAVKVTGITSMDVPIKRFPCPICPSTTYAKQGFLLVHHAIRHPPRNSGRHARLRCQVCGRRTSSLHKALKHRGQHLKQAAFQCRRCRHRFWNSRLLARHMFSCRGITTSSGGGIWGLMKIKSPLPSQSDSDHSPVQLTVPVVVQPERSTVLTEYSQ; translated from the coding sequence ATGTTCCAGTTCAGCAAGTACCCCATGGACATTTTAGAGATGCTAAGTGGACACCAAGCCCATCAGTTCAAAGGCCTGGGATTAGAACGACAACTGAGCCACCAACAGCAGGTCCagctgcagcatcagcagcagctccagcagcagcatcagcccAGCGCTGACAGCTCCGGAAGCCTTCTATCTGGACTCGGCCTCGGATCCCTCCAGAGCTCTCGGAGTAATGCCTTCGCAGACTCCTCGTCGTTATTCGCCAAAATGAGCGCCCCTCCTCCATCCATCTCCCACCAAAGTCAGTCGTCCTCTTCGTCTCACAGCTCCAGGAAGTCCAGTAAGAtgagcagcagtagcagcagcggGAGCGGGAGCTCCTCGTCAGGATACCCCCAGTTTCTGCGGCCTTTTCACCCGGCTGAAGCTGCGCTGGCTCAGGAGCAGCTCCACTCAGGGATGGGACGTTTTGACTTTGGTGGGAGCAGCAGCGGAGGAAGCGCGGGGGTCATCGGGGGTGTCGTCACACCTGCTCCCCCGCCTCCCCCGCTGCATCCAGGTCTCTCTGTCCCCCAGCCCACCTCTGgtccctcctcttcttccccctctccctccacctccacctcagcCTCCAACAACCCCTCCAGCAGCACTGCAGTGCCCTTAGTGGGCCAGTCAGATCCCCGCAGCCTTCATCAGCAGTTCAGCTGCATGCTTGCCGCCAACCAGTACTTCCTGTCCGGAGTCCCCACCAACAGCAGCCTGGAGCAGTTCCTCGTCCAGCAGGGCACTCACAACCACTTGGGCCTGGGCCTCGGCCAAGGGGCCACTGACTCAAACTCGGCCCTGGCCCCTCCTCCTGCCCTCCACTCTTCCCACAGCCACACAACTCCACAGcctcagcagcaacaacagcagttGACCCCTCATGCCTTATCTCATCCACACAGCCACACTCATCACCCGCACCCCCTCCACCCGGCCCCCCAGCCCGCCCCACTGGGTGGCTTTGATTTTCAAGGCATTCCAGTCCTTTCCTCCAACCAGATAGCGTCATTAATGCAGCAAGAGGCCGgcctccccctccctctgccCCTCCACCTTTCCCTCGCTAAAGACGATGCAAAGTCAGGAGACAGTTCGTCTACGTCAACTTCGAGTGGAGGAAGCAGGAGAAAGAAAGCAATGGCTGGCTACCTGCCCCAGAGGAAAACAGACACTAGTAGCCACAGTCAAAGCAGCCACAGCcatagcagcagcagcgttAGTAACTGCCATAACAGCAGCTCAAGTGGGCACAGTCAGAGCTCCTCATCTGGCCTTGTGGGAGGAGGATCTGGGGGTGTGGGGATAAGTGGCATCGGAAGCGAGCCACAgcattcctctctcctctcatcatcCTCACAGCAACAGCAGTCATCCTCCACTGTCTCCTCTTCTTCGTCTGCCCCTCCTTCCTCTAACTCCACCTCCGTGCTCGTAGCGAACGGTAACCAACAGTTGTCCAAATCCCAAGACAGCCACAGTAACAGTTCATCTGGCCAGCCCGAACCAGAACCCCTTTACCACTGCGGGGAGTGCGGTAAAACCTTCACCCACCTCTCCAGCCTTCGACGGCATCTCCGCAGCCACGGCTTGACACCAAACAGCCAAAGCAGGAAATCAGACTGTAACTCCCCCAGCCCAGAGAGGATATTCTGCTGCGGCGAATGTGGgaagagatttaaaaagagGGGTCATCTCATCCAGCACAGCGTCACCCACTCAGAAAACCGGCCTTTTGTCTGCAACATCTGCCAAAAGTCCTTCAACCGTCGCGAGTCACTCACGAGACACGAGAAGATCCACGACGAGAAGCCTTTCCGTTGTCCAGCTTGCGGACGTTGTTTCCGTGAGAGCACCTCCCTTCTCAACCACGCTGCTTCAGGTGCCTGCGGTAAACCTCCCCGGAGTTCAAAAAACCGAACCAGCACCGGAGGGAGCGGATCGTCCAACCCGAGCAGTAGTAAAATGGGAAGCGGCGGAGACAGGGTAGGAATTTCGAACGACGGGACGGGGATGGCTAACGACAAGTATGCCACAGATTACTCCAGAAATCGCTACCAGAACCAGTCGTCCTACAACAGCGGAGTCGACGACTATAGACGAACACAATCTTCATCTCTGTACTCTTCAGAGGGTACGCTAGCCAGTGAAATGACCAGCCAAACTCTCCGTAAAGCCCCTTTAGCCCCAACTCTTCATCCCCATCCACagagtcagcagcagcagcagcagcagcagcaacaacaacagcaccaccaccagccacaacagccacacctccctctctcctccctatTGGATGATTCAGAGGATGAGGTCACAAGCAGCGCGATGTCAGCCATCGCCGCTGCAGCCGCGGCCTCTTGTGATATAAACACAGAGAACAGGGACGGAGAGAGGAGGGATATTATCGGAGGCCTGCTGGGGGGGTTGGGGTTTGGTAACATGGGTGGACCGTCGACCACCTCTAGCCTCAACGGTTCCACCATGCCTTTGACCCACCCCAGCCAGCCCCACACGAAGCCCAGGAGGCCGAGGAAGCCCAGGGAGAAAAGGGACCCAGGCACCATCGTCAGGAGAAGGCGGAGCCCTGCGCTTCAAGGGGACGGTTCAGAAAGGCCTTACGGTTGTCAAATATGCGGCAAACGCTTCAGAAGGGCTGAAACCCTGCGGCGCCACAACCGTGTCCACACAGGGGAGAAGCCTCACGCCTGCGACGTATGTGGCAAAATGTTCCGTGAGCCTTTCCACCTCACCAAGCATCTGACCGTGCACTCCGGTCAAAAGAACTACAAATGCAACCTGTGCGGGAAGATGTTCGCCTACGCACAGAGCCTGGTGAGACACGGGAAGTTGCACAGAAAAGGGGAGATCGACAGCCAGGGGAGAAGAATAAAAGGTGCCGCAGCCGCagccgccgccgctgccgccGCCATCAGTCAAGTCACCAACTCTGGAAACTCTGACTACTTCTCATCCTGCTCCCAAGGAGAAAAGTCGCCTACGTCCGGAACCCCCTCCCAGAGGCTTTATACGTGTACAGTGTGCTGGAAATCATTCCGCCACTATTTCCACCTGACGGCGCATCAACAGACTGTCCACGGTGGCGGGGTAGGGCTGGAGAAGTCCTTTCGTTGTGAAGTATGCGGTAAAGCCTTCGCCTACTCCAACAGCTTAGTGCGGCACAAGCTGTCTCAGCATGGAATCGATCGCAACGGCCAACGGGTCAACCATTCCCAACCCTCTGGATACTCGCCCCTCTTCTACGACTCTCCGTCAAGTTCCAACTACGCCGGGTCGTCTCACATGCAGCAAGGGGCATccgggcagcagcagcagcagcaacaacaacaaccacaacagcaaccacaacaacagcagcaacaacaacaacaacaacaacaaccgccacagcagcagcagcagcagcagcagcaacaacagcagctgcagcacccTTTTCACTACCGCTCAAAAAACTTCCAAAAGCGGCATGGACAGACAAGAaagcacaggaaaaaaaaaaggcgaaTAGTGATCCATAGCATCATGAGAGACGGAAAGCTGGTGGGCGTCCCACTGAGTAAAGACACACGCAGGAAGCTGCTGATCCTGAGGAAACGGAGGGGCAGACTGCAGGCTCAgcttaacaaaaaaaagctcCTCGCCCAGCTGAGAATGAAGGGCGGTATGACGAAAGTAAAGTCGTGGTACGGAGGCGCCGTGAAAGTAACGGGGATCACCTCAATGGATGTCCCCATCAAACGCTTCCCTTGTCCGATCTGCCCCAGCACCACGTATGCCAAGCAGGGTTTTCTGCTGGTCCACCACGCCATAAGGCACCCACCGAGAAACTCAGGCCGCCACGCCCGCCTGCGGTGCCAGGTGTGTGGAAGACGCACCAGCTCATTACACAAAGCCTTGAAACACAGGGGCCAGCATCTAAAGCAAGCCGCGTTCCAGTGCCGCAGATGCCGACACCGCTTCTGGAACTCCCGGCTCCTAGCCCGCCACATGTTCTCCTGTCGGGGGATCACCACAAGCAGCGGGGGCGGGATCTGGGGACTGATGAAGATTAAATCTCCATTGCCGTCTCAGTCAGATAGCGATCATTCACCAGTCCAGCTGACGGTCCCAGTTGTGGTCCAGCCTGAGAGATCAACAGTTCTGACTGAGTacagtcagtaa